DNA from Ptychodera flava strain L36383 chromosome 15, AS_Pfla_20210202, whole genome shotgun sequence:
ttttcacattatttttttaaatgctataacaaaataactattttgtttggcaataaacttcttacattttaaatgaAAGGCACTTTAATTTTGccaatcatgattttaatcactttttctgagtgtcagtctttcaacccttgccattttagaatgaggatagataatgcataataaaataatcttttttttctacgtatactcttctttcaagtgaaatattacatttcagaaaagagcgtctcaagtttttgacttaaattaatttttatcattaataccaaaatttagggtttttaccccaaatatacaccaacttcatcctttgagtaaactactgctaccatactaaactttagagtctctgcttttaggagtatatagtatgagggagtttccttgtcatctttaatgagaaatattgctttgaaaaaaaaattgtgttggcaacgtgcagctccaccaAGTTGCTTTTGTGTAATTTCCCCAATTTTTCAGTCAAATTATCAGTCATGAGTGGGTGGGGTTTATCATCTGGGTCAAGTCAAATCATTGCATGCTAGTTTGAAACTATTAATTAAACCAAGCAAAGTCAAACGGCTGCAGTGTGGTGATTCTTGAATTTCTGTTACTATGATAATATAGATTCTTGATGGAGCAAATTATTATCAAACTGTACTAGCTACTATTGCATCATAAATTGTAAGATAGGTGTGAAAAATAAGGTTTTGTAAACCCAACATGAGGCAATAAGAGGAATCAAATCAGTTTTCAGATTGGTGATCACCACGGTAACTGAATATTAATCAGCTACTAATGACATCAGTCAGATATTCTGTGTAAAGTTTATTCTGAGAAGTACCGGTAGAATAATTCTATTTTCCTGTGACTGTGAAAGAGGAAGAACCCAAAAAACTAATCTGTCATGATTCCAAGGATTTTTAGGGGTTGCACAGTATCATGTCACCTTGCAGGGTGTGTACTGTTTTATGAAGATTGCACCGGTTCATGTGTTGTATTTTCTGCaacattgttttttatttttaagtgtttgtgtcgGTAAATCACAtcactgaaacaaaaaatactggTGGGAGTGCTGGACGTGTACGTGTCAGATATATATCTATTCTTCATACTGACCCATCAGTGTGGTAAATATCGATCAAAGCTATTATATTCTGATGTGTGTGTTGCATGACTTTATTATCTCATTCACCATCTGCTTGTGTTCGCTGTGGAGTTTTTCAGTGAAAAACACAAGTCAGTTTATCATAttcattttgttatatttttactGAACTCGCAAAGACGTCCAATGCCTAGTAGTTTCAACTCTCAGGGTGCACATTGGTGCACTGAGCTGTCTTGGGGTTGCACCCAAGTAATTTCTTgtgcaaatttaaaagcaagCAAGTATACATCCACACATCTGCTGGTTTCTGTAAATCACGGCTACTTTTCACCGTGTGTAAACTGAAAAAACGTGCAAGGTACAGGTGAAacttaaatattgaaaatagtgTGGAAAGATATGCTGTTAAAACAAGTTTCAGCGTCAGGCTGTGGTTTTGCTACATACTGCATTATTTGTTCATCACTGAACACAATTGAGATTCTTTGAATTCTGCAGTTCCTTTTTGAATTCCATGTAGCGGCAAATGATGTACATAAAATTGAGACACATGTGATCCAAGACAAACAATTAATGTTCAGGAATCATTGTGTAATTCATCATGGTGGATAACATGTCTTGTCTGTACATGACTCCAGCTTGCAGAGTTGCGTGTCTGTACTCTGACCACAGTGGATTTCAATCAGCATACTACCTGTCTGCGCTGTAAATCAGTCAAAAGCTTCCGGCaattaacaatatatatatcaacACTTAATATAATTCTAGGAATgctattttgttgtttgttggtGTAATGTTTAAGTGATCATTAGTCTGCTCCTATCAAATCAAAACTGTTTATAGAAAATAATTGTTAAATGCTTGAAGTGcaatattgtatgtatgtatgctaaATCTATTAATGATGTCAGTCAAACTACGCTATAAATCTGATCATTCTGACGGAATAATGTTTGGCAAATATTCACATTGGTATATCCATGCATTAATTATATCCATGATGGTACATATCCATGATGGTATACCTATGTTTGGTAATGTCCATGATGCTATCAATGATGGTATATCCCTGATGGTATATCCAAGTTTGGTAAATATTCAAAAGTCATTGATCTTGTACTCTACAGAGGAAGTCATGTGTATATCAGAGCTAATGCTTTTCCCACTTATTCATATAGTCAGAGTAGAGTGGATGGGGGGATTGGGGAGGGGGGTGTTGTGAATACAGGTGGGGCAATTCTCAATTGTGTACATTGACGTCTGTTGACAGTCACTTTCATGCTGTTGTCGCATTTGCTGGTAAGCTTATAAGCTAGCCAGCTCTTCAGCTAGCTCAACTATTCGCTGGGCAAAAGCTACTATTATGCAAAAGGTTATAATAGTTGCTCCAGTTCATTATACTCTCGATTGTTGTTTTCACATTATGGTGTTATTTTAGACAAAGAAGGCATGAGAGACTGTCAAAAGTGAAATGGAATGAACAAGTACAAAAGGAATCTTATTCTAAGTCTTGAGTATGGTCAGTTGAATGACAACAGGGGTTACAGGGTACTGGCCGTTCAAATTCTTCAAACCTGTTTTATTTTCTACTTTTTCAGTGATGTGACTAAACCAATTACATTATGAAGATACTACAGAAAGCAGAAAAtgcattcaaaatattaattgtagacttttatttttcttttcatcctCCAGgttatggatgtatgtatggtgTGGTATACCGGTACCGTCATCTGTATAGGTCTTCATACTTGtatctgattggctgaatgATAAATTACCATGGCGATTGTAAAGATGTTATCAATAATGAATGCTACTGGAGGCCCCATTGTCCTTGGACATATTAAAAACTATCAAGGTCTGGAAAATGATGAAAGTGAAGCATTTAtattgattgttgttgttgctttgGTGATTATAATCCTTGGTGCCTTCCTGGTGTTGTGTTGCTGCTGCTACAGAAAGAGGAATTTCAGAAGTCCGAGTACAGCAAGTCTTCCAGATTCAACCAGGGACACTTTAGATTTGCACGGCTTTCCAAGCTCACTAGTGACAGAAATTGCACCGGAGCATCATGGTTTGTACGCGCGGGATGCTGTCCAGACTTTACCGAAATCGGTGTTTGTGAATTTCAGTGTTGATGATGCTGATGATCCGGGAATGCATTTTCCTGAAAGCTATGTGTATAACTACCAGGGTACAATAGCGCCACATCCGGATGAGTTTACTCAGACAGAACTTGTTGTGGATGGTCAAGACAGCGAGTCGTCATCATCACTGTCGCATTCAACAGAACACACCCACGATTCTGACATACAAATAAACGTCAACCAACCAAATGATACTGAGGACAATAATACACCAGTATCACGGCCAGTTGAGGAGATCTCTCATGAATTACTGCCAGATAACAAAGTTAAAGAGTTCTTTACCCATATGGAACACAGTGAGACTAGAACTGTCAACGGGAAACTAATGGTCTTCATATCGCGCATTGTGGACCATGAAGGGGACTGTTTGGTGTTGGATGACATGGGTATATCCCTCCTAGTACCACCTGGTGCCATCAAGGAAGGCCATAAGGAGACCATCTTCTTGATTCTAGATTGGGACTTGGGTGATTTTCCTCAATTGAAACCACATGAGGCCATTGTCAGTCCTGTTGTACACTGTGGACCTCATGGTTTAAAGTTTGACAAGCCATGCATGCTGAGTTATAAGCACTGTGCAGACGAGGCCCAAGATGTATCAATTTGGGCCAGTCAGACGGACATCATGCCTGCAAAGTGTTGGAATGAACACAGAGAAGCAAAGAAAGTGCATAACGATGTTGTGATTCTTGAAGATGAATGTCAGATTCAGACTTCGCATTTCACTCTCTTTACCAGCCTCCTCACAACGATCCAACAAACCAAGAAATGGCTACAACTAGCAGCATTTGCCCGTCCTCTACGAAGGGGAAAGTTCTACGAAATCCGTGTCTACTTTTTACACAAGACCCCCTGTGCCCTGCAGTTTGCCATACAGACTGAAGCTGCTAAGTTCAAAACACGTCTTCTCACACCGCCACAAACTTTCCTGTTCATTGGTGATGAAAAGGACATGTGTCTGGAACTGGACAGAGTCAGCGATGGTTGGAAGAACAAAGATGATGAGAAGACTGAAGTTATTCCATTTTTGTCAATCTGGCACGGTGTGTGCCCACACGTCCAGTTTATCTTTGAACCAAGTGGAAATTCCGCATCACAAATCAATGCGACCTTCAAGGCATACCAGAAGAGCAGGAGGgataaatgtataaaaattaagATTATTGATGAGTTTTGTCCCCATGACGATATTGTACACACCAGTGACATTGAGAGACCTCAGCCAACTCAAAATGAAACAGCTAGGGAAGCACCAATACTTCCAAGAAACCCAGGAATAATTAATCCACATCACATTCCCCATGAACTGAAAATCAAGTTGCAGACGATGTTAGATGGCACTTGTGCCTTTGGACAGGATTGGCGAGGACTAGCTGACCAGATTGGCCTCGGAGAATTCATTGAATGTCTGAATAGGAAGGACAGCCCCACTTACTGTTTGCTTGATGCATTTCAAAAGACAGGGAAAGATCTTAATGATCTAGCACTGACCATGGGTAAAATTGGACGGGAAGATGTCAAAAGAGTTGTACTAGAGTATATTCGCGTGCAATCGGAATCACAAAATAATGCTAGACAACAACCAGAGAACCAGACAATTAGACAACCAGACAACCGGACAACTAGACAACCAGACAACCAGACAACTAGACAACCAGATAACAAGACAACTAGACAACCAGAGTTTACAACACTGCCTCCTGTCATGCCAACGACAAAGCTATGACTTTTTGTTGATGGACAGTGtaacagtttgaaaaaatatcaattttgtgaATATGATTGGACATATTGAGAACCTGGAAGTCCATGACTATGAATGATGTCAACTTGCACTCAGTCTACATTTGGTGACCATTTGTGTACTTCTAAGTCATGTTAACTTCTAAGGACCCTGACAGCTACAACTAATGAGAGAAGACATTTTTACTGTTGTTCTTATGAGgccaaagagaaaaaaaactgtgctgttctgattacccgacctaccctattttttgcctgccaaccgtaaactttttagagctacgtaaacacgaaagtaaaaaaaaagaaagaaaaaacagtaaaatcacatgtttgtTACCTGGCATTTGGTTTTTGCTTGAAAGAGGATgttttttatgtatttattccttttatatgtatgatacatttttctggaaatgtggccagtgtttgatcacaCTGAACACATGAAAAgtgaatatttaaaaacaaaaatattttggaataaaatccCTGCCaaccgacctaccctatttttgaaaaccatgttatcagaacagcacaatttattttttttggccttagtaTAGGATGACATTTCAATTATGTGAAGCATTGTAGCTAAGGTCATCAATTATGTGAAGCATTGTAGATAAGGTCACCACTATACCACAGTGCAGTACTTGTTTTCTACGTACAGTGGTTTAACTCATTTCAAACCTTCATCTTCTGGTTTTTTGAATACACTCCTACTGTATTTCAACAATTtgctcaaaccatggatgtGACAGCCTAATACCCGATCTCATACAAAACACAACAGCAGTTGTTGAAAAGTGATTGATTTGTGAACACCATACTGCTAAAGCTGTGTCTATACACGCACAATTTCTTTTACCACATGTAAACTTACAGGTTGTGATGATGGACTTTTCAACCTTGAGTACAAGTACAGGAATATGGACCAAAAATTGCTCCCAAATGCCAATttcaaatgaatattcatacgCCATGGAATACTATAATTATAAATGTCtgaatgaaaaatacaatgCATTGTAAAAATAACTATGGGAGCTGCTGTACTTAGATACAGATTACATGATTTTCAGTGACAGAAGTTCAAAAATCACCCCAGCTTAACAATAACTGTGTTATCAATTTATAGTTGATTAGAATCATTTGTACAGGAACTGACTCAAAAGTACAAGGATTACAGTGAAGTGTACAGAAAAGTTTCCAGAATTCTGCTTGCACCCTTTTAGATaagtattgaattttgttgCTATAGTTCTATATtgtatagttttatttttgacagCATTTAACTGTCACAACATTGCTGGTCAATGTTGAACTTCACAGTTTTCATTCATGATTTCTGTTTCCAAATATAGTCttaatttacagaaatgtgcattAGCACAATTTGTACATCTCTATCAAAGTACTGAAAAAGGCATTGTGTCTGATAAATGTATCTTGGAGATGCATTTATCAGACACAATTCAGCCGTAAATTctcacagattttttttcatgttcaatagaataaattataaatattactttaaaaaagacaaaataagaGTGCAACCATGGTAAAGGTAGCTTAATCATTTGTCTACATGTTAATTTATGATTTGGATGACAAAcataaaaatctaaacatggTGGCTGGCCATGTTGGAGCATAAAATGATGATTTTAAACagcatttttttgtttgtttgtgtctgtctgtcttttcaatttttattactGTATTTTAAATGCTAAATagaatttcttatttttgaacAATACAAATGTATTACAAAATTTTAAGATGACCAAGATTGTATAAAATTTCTGAATTAATAAGTAAAATCTACAATCCACTAAAGtgtatacagtatacatgtacattgtttgAATGTATGTTTGACATAACATCAACAAGAACATATTTCATTATTGGCTGAGCTAATCCAGTGATGCAAAGTTCACAACTACAAATTTTCTTCCGCTAGTAAATTCGCCATTCTGTTTGCCTAACAGACTGATCTGTATTCAAGGCCACCTAACACAGGACCTATGTTCAACTTCAAGGCCACAAACACAGGATTAATGTTCAATGTCAAGGCCGCCTAACACAGGAAATACTCAGTATAAGCCTTGCAAATGCAATGCATGgtgttgaaatactcagtattAACCTTAGCAAGGCAATGCATggtgttgaaatacccagtattaaCCTTAGCAAGGCAATGCATggtgttgaaatacccagtattaaCCTTAGCAAGGCAATGCACggtgttgaaatacccagtattaaCCTTAGCAAGGCAATGCATggtgttgaaatacccagtattaaCCTTAGCAAGGCAATGCATggtgttgaaatacccagtattaaCCTTAGCAAGGCAATGCATggtgttgaaatacccagtattaaCCTTAGCAAGGCAATGCATGGTGTTAAAATACCCAGTATTAACCTTAGCAAGGCAATGCATggtgttgaaatacccagtattacCCTTAGCAAGGCAATGCATGGTGtgaaataccaagtattaaCCTTAGCAAGGCAATGCATggtgttgaaatacccagtattaaCCTTAGCAAGGCAATGCATGGtgtgttgaaatacccagtattaaCCTTAGCAAGGCAATGCACggtgttgaaatacccagtattaaCCTTAGCAAGGCAATGCACggtgttgaaatacccagtattaaCCTTAGCAAGGCAATGCACggtgttgaaatacccagtattaaCCTTAGCAAGGCAATGCATggtgttgaaatacccagtatt
Protein-coding regions in this window:
- the LOC139150813 gene encoding UNC5C-like protein, translated to MAIVKMLSIMNATGGPIVLGHIKNYQGLENDESEAFILIVVVALVIIILGAFLVLCCCCYRKRNFRSPSTASLPDSTRDTLDLHGFPSSLVTEIAPEHHGLYARDAVQTLPKSVFVNFSVDDADDPGMHFPESYVYNYQGTIAPHPDEFTQTELVVDGQDSESSSSLSHSTEHTHDSDIQINVNQPNDTEDNNTPVSRPVEEISHELLPDNKVKEFFTHMEHSETRTVNGKLMVFISRIVDHEGDCLVLDDMGISLLVPPGAIKEGHKETIFLILDWDLGDFPQLKPHEAIVSPVVHCGPHGLKFDKPCMLSYKHCADEAQDVSIWASQTDIMPAKCWNEHREAKKVHNDVVILEDECQIQTSHFTLFTSLLTTIQQTKKWLQLAAFARPLRRGKFYEIRVYFLHKTPCALQFAIQTEAAKFKTRLLTPPQTFLFIGDEKDMCLELDRVSDGWKNKDDEKTEVIPFLSIWHGVCPHVQFIFEPSGNSASQINATFKAYQKSRRDKCIKIKIIDEFCPHDDIVHTSDIERPQPTQNETAREAPILPRNPGIINPHHIPHELKIKLQTMLDGTCAFGQDWRGLADQIGLGEFIECLNRKDSPTYCLLDAFQKTGKDLNDLALTMGKIGREDVKRVVLEYIRVQSESQNNARQQPENQTIRQPDNRTTRQPDNQTTRQPDNKTTRQPEFTTLPPVMPTTKL